In Paraburkholderia phenazinium, one DNA window encodes the following:
- a CDS encoding molybdopterin-containing oxidoreductase family protein: MNAPTEFARAVCPHDCPDTCAMRVTVENGRAIKVIGDPDHPPTQGALCTKVSRYAERVHHPRRLTTPLRRVGAKGEGRFEPIGWDEALKLAAGRLSEIAARAPEAIVPYSYAGTMGLVQGDSIAQRFFHKLGASQLDRTICAAAGAAGLKYTYGASLGMLTEFFAESELILIWGSNPIASNLHFWTRAQEAKRRGARLIAIDPYRSLTAEKCHQHIALKPGTDGALALGMMNVLITEDLLDHAYIADHTLGFEQLKARALTYSPGRVAQICGIDEQTIVDLARLYGGTRKAAIRMNYGLQRVRGGGNAVRAIACLPSLTGAWRERSGGTLLSSSGWAPVNTHALQRPDLMPGWPSRQARVINMNAIGDALLHPGDAGFGPKIEAVIVYNSNPVAVAPDSARVAAGFAREDLFTIVLEHFQTDTADYADLLLPATTQLEHLDLHKSYGHTHVMVNLPAIQPVGEARPNTEIFRGIARRMNLQEPALFESDESVAANAFRWEDPVFEGVDWESLKRTGWAKLNLPDAPFADGGFRTPSGKCEFSSERLAQQGFDPLPDYLPPYESADGDPELAARYPLAMISPPARNFLNSTFVNVESLRSTEGEPHIDIHPSDASRRQVLDGDLVRIFNDRGSMQARARVTDKAREGLVVGLSIWWKKLAPDGCNANQVTSQALTDLGGSATFYDCLVEVERV; this comes from the coding sequence ATGAATGCCCCCACTGAGTTTGCCCGTGCAGTCTGCCCGCACGACTGCCCGGATACCTGTGCGATGCGAGTCACCGTGGAAAACGGGCGTGCAATCAAGGTCATCGGCGATCCCGACCATCCGCCCACTCAAGGGGCGTTGTGTACCAAGGTCAGCCGGTATGCCGAGCGGGTGCATCATCCGCGGCGGCTGACCACGCCGCTGCGTCGTGTCGGCGCCAAAGGCGAAGGCCGCTTCGAGCCCATCGGCTGGGATGAAGCGCTAAAACTCGCAGCCGGGCGTCTGTCGGAGATCGCGGCGCGCGCTCCCGAGGCAATCGTTCCCTACAGCTACGCCGGCACAATGGGTCTCGTGCAAGGCGATAGCATCGCACAGAGGTTTTTCCACAAGCTGGGTGCGTCCCAACTGGACCGGACAATCTGCGCGGCAGCCGGTGCGGCTGGACTGAAGTACACCTACGGCGCGAGCCTCGGCATGCTCACGGAGTTTTTCGCCGAGAGCGAACTGATTCTGATCTGGGGTTCGAATCCGATCGCATCCAATCTGCACTTCTGGACGCGCGCACAGGAAGCCAAGCGGCGCGGCGCCCGCCTGATCGCGATTGACCCCTACCGCTCGTTGACCGCAGAAAAATGCCATCAGCACATCGCGCTAAAGCCTGGCACCGACGGTGCGCTAGCCCTCGGCATGATGAACGTGCTGATCACCGAAGATCTGCTCGATCACGCCTATATTGCCGACCATACGCTCGGTTTTGAGCAGTTAAAGGCTCGCGCGCTCACCTATTCGCCTGGCCGCGTCGCCCAGATTTGCGGCATCGACGAACAAACCATCGTCGATCTCGCGCGTTTGTACGGTGGCACTAGAAAGGCGGCGATCCGCATGAACTACGGACTGCAACGAGTACGTGGCGGCGGTAACGCAGTGCGCGCGATCGCGTGTCTGCCTTCGTTGACCGGCGCCTGGCGCGAGCGCTCGGGCGGGACACTGCTTTCTTCGTCGGGCTGGGCGCCGGTTAACACCCACGCGCTGCAGCGTCCTGACCTGATGCCCGGTTGGCCGTCACGGCAGGCGCGCGTGATCAATATGAATGCAATCGGCGACGCCTTGCTGCATCCGGGCGACGCCGGCTTTGGTCCCAAAATTGAGGCGGTCATCGTCTATAACTCGAATCCTGTCGCGGTGGCGCCTGACTCGGCGCGGGTAGCGGCCGGCTTCGCACGGGAAGATCTGTTCACGATCGTCCTCGAACATTTCCAGACCGATACCGCGGACTACGCCGATCTGCTGCTCCCCGCGACCACGCAGCTCGAGCATCTCGACCTTCACAAGTCCTACGGCCACACGCACGTCATGGTGAACCTCCCGGCCATCCAACCGGTAGGGGAGGCACGGCCCAATACCGAGATTTTCCGCGGAATCGCCCGCCGCATGAACCTGCAGGAACCGGCGCTATTCGAGTCGGACGAGTCTGTCGCGGCGAATGCCTTCCGCTGGGAGGATCCGGTTTTCGAAGGCGTCGACTGGGAGTCGTTGAAACGCACCGGTTGGGCCAAGCTCAACCTGCCGGACGCGCCATTTGCCGACGGTGGTTTCCGCACGCCGTCGGGCAAATGCGAGTTTTCCAGCGAACGTTTGGCGCAGCAAGGATTCGATCCGCTTCCGGACTACCTGCCGCCCTATGAATCCGCGGACGGCGACCCCGAGCTCGCGGCGCGTTATCCGCTGGCCATGATCTCTCCGCCTGCCCGTAACTTTCTGAATAGCACGTTCGTCAACGTGGAAAGTTTGCGTTCCACGGAGGGCGAACCTCACATCGACATTCACCCGTCCGACGCAAGCCGGCGCCAGGTGCTCGATGGCGATCTGGTGCGCATCTTTAACGACCGTGGTTCGATGCAGGCGCGTGCCCGCGTGACGGACAAGGCGCGCGAGGGTCTGGTGGTCGGGCTGTCCATCTGGTGGAAAAAACTGGCGCCCGACGGCTGCAATGCCAATCAGGTCACAAGCCAGGCGCTCACCGACCTCGGCGGCTCGGCGACTTTCTACGACTGCCTCGTCGAAGTCGAGCGCGTTTGA